Below is a window of bacterium DNA.
AGGTCGGCGAGATCCACAAAATCGGCGCGGCGCGCCTTCGCCGTCTCTTCGCGGAGATGGAGCGGGAAGGGCGGCGGCGGCTCGAGCCGGCGGTCGCGGCGGCGGTCGGCAGCGGAAGGAACGGCGGCGGAGCCGGCGGGCCGCTCGGGAGTGGGGGCGCGTTTGGGGCGATACCGGGGCGCAACGGCGAGGAGGCCGGACCGCACCTCGACGTGGTGCGCTCGCTCGACCTGCGCTACGGCGAGCAGATATTCGAAATCGACGTGCCCCTGGACGGCATCCCGCTCGAGGCGGAGGACCTCATGGACCGCGTGGTGGAGCGCTTCCGCCGCCGGCACGAGGAACTGTACACCTACAGCGCGCCGGATCAGGAAGTCGTGCTCGTGAACGCGCGGCTCGCCGTGATCGGCCGCCTCGCATCCCTGCCGGTCGAGCCGGTCCTCGAGCCGCGGGAGGCGCACACCCGCACGGCGCCGCCCGGGGCCCCGGCGTCACCCGGCGCCGCCCCGCGCGGGCGCGAGCCGCGCGGCACCCGCCGGATCTATCTCGGCGGCTGGCGGGACGTGCCGGTGCAGCGGTGGGACGAGATCGCGGCCGGCGCCCTCATCGAGGGCCCGGCCATTGTCGAGTCCGAGGCCACGACCGTGCTCGTCCGGACAGAAGAGCGCGTCCGCGTGACTCCGCACGGGTGGCTCGACGTGACGGTCGCCCGCTAGCGCTTTTCTGTCTTCCCCTTCACGATCGCCGCGATCTTGTCGGCGAACAGCGTCTGGCTGTCGTCCTCGGGGACGTAGCCGAGCCGGTCGCGGGCGTTCGCGATGCTCCAGAACCGATGGGTGTTGCCGCTGATCCCATAGACGATCAGGAACGGCACGCCGTGCTCGTCGGCGATGTGCTCGGTCTCGACCATGCGGATCGCCTGCTGGATCTGGTCGCGCCGGGAGAGATAGGCGCCGAGCGCGCGGTGCATCGTCGCGACGTCGCCGGGGCTCACATGGTCGATGTCGGTCTCCCGCGGGCCGCCGATGCGCCACTGCACGACCTCGAGGTGCCGGTCGTCAACCCGGCCGGTCGCGAAGACGAATCCCAGCAGCTCGTACGCGGCCTTGGCCCATCCATAGAAATTGTCGGAGCGCGGCAGCATCTCCGGGGTGACCATCTCCATGCGGCCGGCCCAGATCAGCCGCTCGTAGTAGTCCGCCGCGTGGTTGGAGCTCGCCACGACGACCCGGCGCACACCCTCTTCCAGCGCCGTCCGGTAGACGTTATAGGCCAGCGCGATATTCTGGTGCTCCGCCCAGAACTTGGCGTCGGTGGTGTTCTGCCAATGGTCCGGGAGGCCGGCGGCCCGGACGAAGCCGCAGTGGATCACGGCGTCGGCGCCGCGGAAGTGCGCGCGGTACTGGTCGCGGTCCGGCTTGGTCAGATCGCAGATGACTATCCCGGGGACGGAGCGGCCGTCCCGCGTCGTCGCCGAGACGTCGAGCTGAAGGAGGTCCCACCGCTCCGCCAGCTCCGGCAGCATCCGCTGCGCGATGTAGCCCGCCGCACCGATCAGCACCACCCGGCGCTTCGCCATTCGAACAACCCCTTCGTCAGGAGAATAGACTGCGGTGAAACGGGGCCCATTCTTCGCGCCGCGACGGCCCCGACTCCTCGGACAGACGTTCGAGAATTGCGTGGTTGGCGCGGCGCGCAACAGGGAAAGACTAAGGCTGAACCTCCAGTCTCAGGTCTACGAGGAGGTGGGTTGTATGCCGCTGTGGCTGGTTGCGTTCCTGACCGGCGTAGCGTTCACCGTCGTCGTGACTTCTGTCGGCGGCGGAAAGTAAGCAAGGATACACCATAGCAGGACAACGGTGAGGGGCCGGGGCTCTCGCGCTCGGCCCCTCGCGCTTAGGCACGATCGCCCGCGCTCGATTGCACGCGAGACAGACGTTTGCGCAGAGGCGATCGGGGAAGAACAGTTCTGAGCCCGCCACTCTATAGGAGGTGAGCCGCAATGCCTGAATGGCTCGTCTGGGTGCTGGCCGGCATCGTCGTTACCGCCGCGGTTATCAACTCGGGCGGTAAGTAGCCGGAACCACACATCGAACGGCGAGGGGCCAGGTCGCGATGACTGGCTCCTCGTCTTTTTGGCTCGACTCCTGCTACACCCCGCTGAACACGCTGAACCCGCCGTCGACGGGCACGACGACGCCGTTGACGAACCGGCTGCCCGGGCCGCACAGCCAGAGCACCGTGCCGATGAGGTCGTCCGGCTCGCCGAACCGGCCGGCCGGCGTGTGCTCGATAATTTTGGCCCCCCGTGGGGTGAGGCTGCCGTCCTCGTTGGTGAGCAGGCGCCGGTTCTGATCGCCGATGAAGAAGCCGGGCGCGACGGCGTTGACCCTGAGGCCCTCGCCGTGCTTGCGCGCCAGATCCACCGCGAGCCACCGCGTCAGGTTCTCAATCGCGGCCTTGGCCGCCGAATAGGCCGGGACGCGCGTCAGGACGCGCTGGGACGCCATCGACGAGATATTGACGATGCTGCCCTGCCGCGCCGCGGCCATCGTCGGGCCGAAGACCTGGATCGGGAGCAGCGTCCCGGTGAGGTTCAGGTCGACCGCGGTCCGCCACGCTTCGACCGGCAGATCGAACACCGACGCGCCGTCGGCGAGCGTCGCCTGCGGCAGATTGCCGCCCGCGGCGTTTATCAGAATATCGACACGCCCCCACCGTCCGACCACCGCGTCCCGCGCCCCGGCGAGCGCCGCCGGGTCGAGCACGTCGGCCGCGACCGGCATCGCCTCGCCGCCGGACGATGCGAGCTGCGCCGCCACCGCCTGCGCGCGATCGAGCCGCCGCCCGAGGATGGCGACCCGCGCGCCGGCCGCCGCGAGGCCCCGCGCCATCGCGGACCCCAGCACGCCGCTCCCGCCGGTGACGACCGCGGCCCGGCCGCGCAGATCGAAAAGCTCTTCGGGCTTCATCCGCGCGGCCTCGGCGCGCGCGGCTCCCGCTCGGGGGCCCCGAACGCCGCGAGGTGGCGGATGAAATGGCGCTCTACGTTCGCGTCGTACGCGTCCGGATTGGCCCGCAGCAGGGCGTGGAGCCGCGGTCCGTACGCGGCGAGCGCCGAGCCGAACGTGACGTGCAGCATCTCCCGTGCGTCGAAGTTGTCGAGGAGCGACGCGAGGTCGGGGTCCGCCACCTTCCCGGGCGCCGGCGCCCGGGAGGCGTCCGCCGAGACGTGGTAGCTGGCGCGGTCCTGCTCGTAGCGCTCGTGCGCGAGCACGTAGATCGCGCGAAACAGCGCCGGGTCGAGCGGCGCCGCGGTCCGCAGCGCCTCGAGATAGCTCGTCCCGGCGGTCTTGATGTGCGCGAGCGTTCCGGCCCGCCGGCCGAAGGCGCCGTAGACGCTCAGTTTGTCGGATCCGGAGTGGAGGCTCAGCTTGTACGGCCCGAGGCGGCGCGCGATCGCCGCGTGCACCGCCGCGTCCGCGTCGAACGCGGCCGGGTCGCCGATGTAGTCCACCCCCTTCTCGAAGCGGCCGACGAAGCGCGGGGCCAGGCTGACCCACTCCACGCTGAGGCGGCGCAGTTCGGTCGCGACGTACGCGTGCTGCACCGGCGTCGTCGGCGTGTCCGTCTCGTCGACCGAGATCTCGACCTCGACGTCGCGGTTCCGCGCGCGGAGATGCCGGTAGAGGGCGGCGACGTGCGCCACCGCCCGCCCGTACTTGACCGCCGCGCGTGCGATGCCGTCCTCGTCGTACGCGAGGGCCTCGCGGTCGAGCTCGAGCGCGCGCCCATGGTACCGCCGCCGCATCGCGTCGCGGCTGTCGTCGAGCTCGTGCCACGGCAGCGCGTCGAGCGCCGCGGCAACCTCGGCGGCCGGCCGCGCATCCGCGGACGGGTCGACGTGCGCGCCCGGATCGAACGTGAAGAACGTGTACCCGGCCGCGAGGCACGAGTCGACGTCCGCGGTGGTCTTGAGGTGGTCCGCGTCGGCGCCGAAGCCGTCGCGCCACCCCTCCATGAAGACGCCCCAGCACGCGTCGGTCAGCACCTGCACGGGCGTCCGCCGGGTCCGCTCCATCTCACGTATGGACTGCTGCGCGAAGATCGGCGCCACCCCCGCGCCCGCCTCACGAAGCGCCCGGATGTGGCCCGGCGTGGCGAGACCCAGGCGGTCCCCGAACCCAAACGAACGCGCGAGCCCCAACGGACGGGGCGCGAGCCACGGCAGGGCCCGCTGCAGCACGGCGAGGTTCGCGGCGCCGGCCGGCCCGACCAGAAGCCACCGGCCGTCGAAGGTGCTCGTCTCTCCCTCGAGGTCCCGCAGCGCCGGCGGGGGACTCGCGGCCAGCGCCACGACGCGATTGTGCGGCGTGCCGCGCGAGAGCGCGACCTCCGCCTCGCCGATCTGAACCACGGACCGAGGGCGGACGTCCAGCCCCGGGACGGACTGCAGTCGCGTCATCGATCGACCTCCCGGATCAGAAAATGCCGGGGTCCGGCCGGCCGGCGGCCTGTCCCGCCGGCTTGGCGTGCGCCGGACCGAGCGGCGGGCGAAGCGTCCCGTCGCTCGTAAACGACAGCGCCGCGGGCGCGGCGCCCGGTGCGACGGCCGCGTGCGGCAGCAGATCGGGCACGAGTGATTCGGACACGGCGACTTCGCGGACCGCGAGTGTGTTACGGATGTAGACGAGGCGCGCTTCGCCGCCGTCGATCCGCGGCGCCGTGATCACCGCCGCGTCCAGGACGTCGCGGTCGGTCGCGAGCACCATCGGCAGGCGGACGGAGTCGATGACGGTGGACGTGAGCGCGTTCATGTAGGTCGCCCGCAGGTCCATCTTCTCCAGTACCCGCTGCGCGATCAGGTCCGCCATGCCGACCCCGTTGGCGTTCCCCTGCGTCTCATCGGTCAGATCCAGCACGGCGATCTTCCGGATCGCGGGACCCCCGGAGGCGAACGGCGTAGGGTAGCGGCCGGTGAGGTTCGGATCCATACCGTCGCCGCTGATGTTCTTGCCGATCTCCTGCACGACCAGCACGTCCGCCGCCTCCACCGGCAGCCGGGCCATGAGGCTGCGCGCGTGATCCAGCAGCGCGGGCTCGCGCTCGAGAAACGCCTCCGGCGGCACCACCGCCACCTGCACCGGGACGTCGTACGCATCCTCGACCGTCGCGACCCCGAAGAGCAGCGGCGCCCGCTTGACGACGATGCCGTAGGCTTCGACAAGCCGGTCGGCGAACCCGCCGAACCCGGGCGCGTGCATCGACTGCGCGCCGCGCTGCTTGCCGATGCCGATCACGGCCATCTTCACAAGGCCGCTTTCAATCGTGCCGCGGAACGCGGTGTGCGGCTTCACGCGGCCGACCGCGACCGCGGCGCCGGCCTCGTGCGCCTCGCGGTCCCAAAAGACGCCCGAGCCGTCGGCCAGCCGCCCGAGCTCGACGACGTCCATCG
It encodes the following:
- a CDS encoding NAD(P)-dependent oxidoreductase, which encodes MAKRRVVLIGAAGYIAQRMLPELAERWDLLQLDVSATTRDGRSVPGIVICDLTKPDRDQYRAHFRGADAVIHCGFVRAAGLPDHWQNTTDAKFWAEHQNIALAYNVYRTALEEGVRRVVVASSNHAADYYERLIWAGRMEMVTPEMLPRSDNFYGWAKAAYELLGFVFATGRVDDRHLEVVQWRIGGPRETDIDHVSPGDVATMHRALGAYLSRRDQIQQAIRMVETEHIADEHGVPFLIVYGISGNTHRFWSIANARDRLGYVPEDDSQTLFADKIAAIVKGKTEKR
- a CDS encoding SDR family oxidoreductase gives rise to the protein MKPEELFDLRGRAAVVTGGSGVLGSAMARGLAAAGARVAILGRRLDRAQAVAAQLASSGGEAMPVAADVLDPAALAGARDAVVGRWGRVDILINAAGGNLPQATLADGASVFDLPVEAWRTAVDLNLTGTLLPIQVFGPTMAAARQGSIVNISSMASQRVLTRVPAYSAAKAAIENLTRWLAVDLARKHGEGLRVNAVAPGFFIGDQNRRLLTNEDGSLTPRGAKIIEHTPAGRFGEPDDLIGTVLWLCGPGSRFVNGVVVPVDGGFSVFSGV
- a CDS encoding tagaturonate epimerase family protein yields the protein MTRLQSVPGLDVRPRSVVQIGEAEVALSRGTPHNRVVALAASPPPALRDLEGETSTFDGRWLLVGPAGAANLAVLQRALPWLAPRPLGLARSFGFGDRLGLATPGHIRALREAGAGVAPIFAQQSIREMERTRRTPVQVLTDACWGVFMEGWRDGFGADADHLKTTADVDSCLAAGYTFFTFDPGAHVDPSADARPAAEVAAALDALPWHELDDSRDAMRRRYHGRALELDREALAYDEDGIARAAVKYGRAVAHVAALYRHLRARNRDVEVEISVDETDTPTTPVQHAYVATELRRLSVEWVSLAPRFVGRFEKGVDYIGDPAAFDADAAVHAAIARRLGPYKLSLHSGSDKLSVYGAFGRRAGTLAHIKTAGTSYLEALRTAAPLDPALFRAIYVLAHERYEQDRASYHVSADASRAPAPGKVADPDLASLLDNFDAREMLHVTFGSALAAYGPRLHALLRANPDAYDANVERHFIRHLAAFGAPEREPRAPRPRG
- a CDS encoding DUF362 domain-containing protein; the encoded protein is MGDAKGVIGTDGDRRDDGRAHGGRGAAVAVEGIRAPATVPLPRVVRVHQEFPTPGRCDVEAEIHRQIEVPDIARRIPRGRVAVAVGSRGVAEIPRVTKAVVDALRRHGAQPFVVPAMGSHGGATAEGQREVLAGLGVTEASAGAPIVSSMDVVELGRLADGSGVFWDREAHEAGAAVAVGRVKPHTAFRGTIESGLVKMAVIGIGKQRGAQSMHAPGFGGFADRLVEAYGIVVKRAPLLFGVATVEDAYDVPVQVAVVPPEAFLEREPALLDHARSLMARLPVEAADVLVVQEIGKNISGDGMDPNLTGRYPTPFASGGPAIRKIAVLDLTDETQGNANGVGMADLIAQRVLEKMDLRATYMNALTSTVIDSVRLPMVLATDRDVLDAAVITAPRIDGGEARLVYIRNTLAVREVAVSESLVPDLLPHAAVAPGAAPAALSFTSDGTLRPPLGPAHAKPAGQAAGRPDPGIF